Proteins encoded within one genomic window of Triticum aestivum cultivar Chinese Spring chromosome 2D, IWGSC CS RefSeq v2.1, whole genome shotgun sequence:
- the LOC123050809 gene encoding conglutin alpha 2-like — MGTRSFFTDSEIQSDPELSELIGEILSLKSERRDLIGSLTPGISRWVDEISRAATSSVRGNVDCKEPFGILEDVEDLGQRMLSMSHFLSCSNSRIPLYKADELVSTSSKLMKISKDFCESTEQAMDKAVSEAAEAEDKRKEEERKEDKKKRDRMRKKEKKKKQQQKEKDEEDKEKRAIMRKKEKERKKKKKQQQQQQEDDAQVITSEKITEKMERREEEEDEDEEETRRQQEVRKIMAANEFLRLSSNVLARPLCYRNELAMMITEEDEQEYERAMEAERQAAMEAERQAAMEAEEAKREAIRKAEKERERRREMIKQRKAEKEAKRKQIPQNKAPIVEKEERIVEEHADEQEAKSPAEQLKERMGNQLGLFAGRRRAWEYSSGSKPGQCGGFEDKTLLSPMQFTHCIPGVIPPRAAVIESSLQIYSFKVTGLSGDLKWPLNVYGVVAARDTVDHNRNLLFSRSSVMYQVLTSENDCSLCLSGPSRAILAVDPVDFEVELRVHDGYDFRGDGINDRELICVSNRYEVAPSGEIQRLTFYSPLCRAVLSLEQLSSTVQATILSIRVVGEGHPFKSGGEVFCWSSSADGSSTIYEKVVLLHSLEGIPQEDDELDLDGYLPLSRNVVSVESGGGLNVVVETYGGSSTSTHVYFPCEYCNISQRTCLVGGSEVEITVAWSRLVRDKMDLLIDGYTTQA; from the exons ATGGGCACCAGGTCCTTCTTTACCGACTCCGAGATTCAGTCCGACCCTGAGCTATCGGAGCTGATAGGGGAGATCCTCTCCCTGAAGAGCGAGCGCAGAGACTTGATTGGGTCTCTTACTCCGGGGATTTCTCGCTGGGTGGATGAGATCTCTCGAGCAGCAACGTCGTCCGTCCGGGGCAATGTCGACTGCAAAGAGCCCTTCGGCATCTTGGAGGATGTCGAGGATTTGGGCCAGCGGATGCTGTCCATGTCCCATTTTCTTTCCTGTTCCAATTCCCGCATCCCCTTGTACAAGGCCGACGAGCtggttagcacatcatccaaaTTAATGAAGATCTCCAAGGATTTCTGCGAATCTACAGAGCAGGCAATGGATAAGGCCGTGTCGGAGGCGGCAGAGGCAGAGGacaagaggaaggaggaggagaggaaggaggacaagaagaagagggataggatgaggaagaaggagaagaagaagaagcaacagcaGAAGGAGAAGGATGAGGAGGACAAGGAGAAGAGGGCTAtcatgaggaagaaggagaaggagaggaagaagaagaaaaagcagcagcagcagcagcaggaggatgATGCACAAGTTATTACATCTGAGAAGATCACCGAGAAGATGGAAagaagggaggaggaagaggacgaggacgaggaggagacgaggaggcaaCAGGAGGTGAGGAAGATCATGGCTGCCAATGAATTCTTGCGTCTCTCCTCCAATGTCCTGGCGAGACCCTTGTGTTACAGAAATGAGTTGGCGATGATGATTACAGAGGAGGATGAGCAGGAGTATGAGAGGGCGATGGAGGCGGAGAGGCAGGCAGCGATGGAGGCGGAGAGGCAGGCAGCGATGGAGGCGGAGGAGGCCAAGAGGGAGGCAATAAGGAAGGCAGAGAAGGAGAGGGAGCGGCGGAGGGAGATGATCAAGCAAAggaaggcggagaaggaggcaaagaggaagcaGATCCCGCAGAACAAGGCGCCCATTGTGGAGAAGGAGGAGCGCATTGTGGAGGAGCATGCTGATGAGCAGGAAGCAAAATCCCCAGCGGAGCAGCTTAAAGAGCGGATGGGTAACCAGCTGGGTTTGTTCGCGGGCCGCCGTAGAGCATGGGAATACTCAAGTGGCAGCAAGCCGGGTCAGTGCGGTGGATTCGAAGATAAAA CTCTATTGAGTCCTATGCAGTTTACACATTGCATACCCGGTGTCATCCCGCCGCGTGCCGCTGTTATTGAGAGCTCCTTGCAGATCTACTCCTTCAAAGTTACTGGACTAAGTGGCGACCTGAAGTGGCCACTCAATGTGTATGGTGTGGTCGCTGCCCGAGACACCGTGGACCACAACCGCAACCTTCTCTTCTCTCGGTCAAGTGTTATGTATCAAGTACTTACATCTGAAAAT GACTGTTCTTTGTGCTTGTCTGGCCCGTCACGTGCTATTCTAGCCGTGGACCCTGTTGACTTCGAAGTTGAGCTGCGAGTACATGATGGCTATGATTTTAGAGGTGATGGGATCAATGATAGAGAATTGATCTGTGTTAGCAACCGCTACGAGGTCGCGCCCAGCGGTGAGATTCAACGTTTAACCTTCTATAGTCCGTTGTGTAGAGCAGTGTTGAGCCTTGAACAACTTTCTAGTACGGTCCAGGCAACTATCTTGTCGATTCGTGTTGTCGGAGAGGGTCATCCTTTTAAATCCGGAGGGGAAGTTTTTTGTTGGTCATCTAGTGCAGATGGTAGTTCTACTATATATGAGAAGGTTGTGCTCCTTCATTCTCTTGAAGGAATTCCTCAAGAAGATGATGAGTTAGATCTAGATGGTTACCTCCCTCTGTCAAGAAATGTCGTTTCGGTTGAATCTGGAGGAGGGTTGAATGTTGTGGTAGAAACGTACGGGGGATCTTCTACATCTACTCATGTCTACTTCCCTTGTGAGTATTGCAACATCAGTCAGCGTACATGTTTGGTTGGCGGCTCTGAGGTGGAGATCACTGTTGCTTGGTCCCGACTTGTCCGCGACAAGATGGACCTTTTGATTGATGGATATACTACCCAGGCCTAG